From a single Lewinella sp. LCG006 genomic region:
- a CDS encoding OadG family transporter subunit produces the protein MTQAIRDAIELLLVGMTTVALVLGLVVLAGRLLIQLVNRTTPGGNIEKKSYPSTTSPTIDPAIVAVITAAVEVSTSGQGTIQQIDPLQ, from the coding sequence ATGACACAAGCCATCCGGGATGCCATCGAGCTCCTGTTAGTAGGCATGACCACCGTAGCGCTGGTTCTGGGACTCGTCGTCCTGGCTGGTCGCTTGCTTATCCAGCTCGTCAACCGTACGACGCCTGGTGGGAATATTGAAAAAAAATCCTATCCTTCCACCACTTCTCCAACGATTGATCCGGCTATTGTAGCGGTCATTACTGCCGCGGTAGAAGTGAGTACCTCAGGCCAGGGGACGATTCAGCAAATAGATCCTCTTCAATAA
- a CDS encoding biotin/lipoyl-containing protein — protein sequence MKKEIKLCLVYRDMWQSSGKYMPRVDQLVRVAQPIIDMGCFSRVETNGGGFEQICLLYGENPNKAVREWTQPFNDAGIQTQMLERGLNGIRMSPVGADVRQLMFKVKKKQGTDIARSFDGLNNPQNLALSFQYAHEGGMVAQGALSITHSPLHTVDYYIKLADQYIELGAEEICIKDMAGVGRPVSIGKMVKGIKERHPNILVQYHGHSTPGFSVTSSLEAARAGADIIDVGMEPLSWGTGHADLLTIHAMLIDAGFSVPDVNTEAYMATRSMTQEFIDDFLGYYINPQNRFMSSLLIGPGLPGGMMGSLMADLEKNLEGLNKWLVKNGRDAMTQEQLLLKLFDEVEYAWPKLGYPPLVTPFSQYVKNVALMNAIQLIKGKERWSMIDENTWGMLLGRSGQLLGELGDDIKNLAAAQDREFYTGNPQDLYPNALPDYRQKMKEKGWDTGTDDEELLEYAMHPGQYEAFKSGAAKARFQEDLAKRKAGTSAAKSTPTPPPVANAQPKEMTITVDGKAYRVAVDYGTTKDNTPAVNQGSPPSAPRPTPAHSTLKSIVAPLEGKFLLTKDSSEKPISVGDVLNIGDTVAYIESMKVINAITADQAGVVVEIVGRHGEDIEEDEVIVRLN from the coding sequence ATGAAAAAAGAAATTAAGCTTTGCCTTGTCTATCGCGACATGTGGCAATCCTCGGGTAAATATATGCCTAGGGTGGATCAGTTAGTGCGCGTAGCGCAGCCGATTATCGATATGGGCTGTTTTTCCCGGGTCGAAACCAATGGGGGTGGTTTTGAACAAATTTGCCTACTCTACGGCGAGAACCCCAACAAAGCCGTCAGGGAATGGACCCAACCTTTCAACGATGCAGGCATCCAAACCCAAATGCTGGAACGCGGACTGAATGGCATCCGGATGAGCCCCGTTGGGGCTGATGTCCGACAACTGATGTTTAAAGTCAAGAAAAAGCAAGGTACCGATATTGCCCGTTCTTTTGATGGCCTCAACAACCCGCAAAACCTGGCCCTTTCGTTTCAATATGCTCACGAAGGTGGCATGGTTGCGCAAGGGGCGCTTTCCATCACCCACTCCCCTCTGCATACGGTAGATTACTATATCAAGCTGGCCGATCAGTACATTGAGCTGGGGGCCGAAGAGATCTGTATCAAGGACATGGCAGGCGTTGGTCGCCCGGTTTCTATTGGCAAAATGGTCAAAGGAATTAAAGAACGCCACCCAAATATATTGGTTCAATACCACGGGCATTCAACACCAGGATTCTCAGTAACCTCCTCGCTGGAGGCCGCTCGCGCTGGAGCAGACATCATTGATGTAGGCATGGAGCCCCTCAGTTGGGGTACCGGGCATGCCGATTTGCTCACCATCCACGCGATGTTGATAGATGCTGGTTTTAGTGTACCCGACGTCAATACCGAGGCCTACATGGCCACGCGTAGCATGACCCAGGAGTTTATCGACGATTTTCTGGGTTACTACATCAATCCCCAAAACCGTTTCATGAGTAGCTTACTCATCGGCCCTGGCTTACCCGGTGGCATGATGGGAAGCTTGATGGCTGACTTGGAGAAAAACCTGGAAGGCCTGAACAAGTGGCTGGTAAAAAATGGGCGTGACGCCATGACCCAGGAACAATTATTACTAAAACTCTTCGATGAAGTAGAATATGCCTGGCCGAAACTGGGCTATCCACCACTGGTAACGCCTTTCAGTCAGTACGTGAAAAATGTGGCCTTAATGAATGCTATTCAACTGATCAAAGGCAAGGAGCGCTGGTCAATGATCGACGAAAACACCTGGGGCATGCTACTGGGCCGATCCGGTCAATTATTAGGAGAATTGGGAGATGACATCAAAAACCTAGCCGCTGCTCAAGATCGCGAGTTCTATACCGGCAACCCACAGGATTTATACCCTAACGCCCTGCCCGATTACCGACAAAAGATGAAAGAAAAGGGCTGGGATACGGGTACCGATGACGAAGAGTTGCTCGAATACGCTATGCACCCCGGACAATACGAAGCTTTTAAATCTGGTGCTGCAAAAGCAAGGTTTCAGGAAGACTTGGCTAAGCGAAAAGCAGGTACTAGCGCCGCAAAAAGCACGCCTACTCCCCCACCGGTCGCCAATGCACAACCCAAGGAGATGACCATCACCGTCGACGGCAAAGCCTATCGGGTAGCGGTGGACTACGGAACAACCAAGGATAATACACCTGCTGTCAATCAAGGAAGCCCCCCAAGTGCACCTCGCCCTACCCCAGCTCATAGCACGCTTAAAAGCATTGTGGCCCCTCTGGAAGGTAAGTTTCTACTCACGAAAGACAGCTCCGAAAAACCCATCTCCGTTGGTGATGTCCTCAACATTGGAGATACCGTAGCGTATATCGAATCCATGAAAGTCATCAACGCCATTACCGCTGACCAGGCTGGCGTGGTGGTGGAAATCGTGGGCCGGCACGGAGAGGATATTGAAGAAGATGAAGTCATTGTGCGCTTAAATTAG
- a CDS encoding sodium ion-translocating decarboxylase subunit beta yields MDFFYSLYEMSALGEIIAQPGILLMLALALLLLYLGIYKGYEPLLLIPIGFGVLLANIPGGKMAVMTIAEDPEIAKLSLLKLTEKYGIMNLLYYTLIKSGLLPPLIFLGVGAMTDFGPMLRNLKLAFFGAAAQLGIFTVLIGAILLGFTPQEAGALGIIGGADGPTAIYTSIVLAPQLLGPIAIAAYSYMALVPVIIPLVVRFTVSDSELKINMKEQDRLYPNRYEIKNMRRVKILFPIILTILVAIIVPAAAPLLGLLLFGNLIKEVGSSTNRLFVAASETIMNAATIFLGLSIGATMTATTFLDGQTLLIIAGGFLAFAISIFGGIAAVKIHNLFVTKKINPLIGATGLSAVPMASRVANEIALKHDPRNHILQYAMASNIAGVIGSAVAAGVLIAKLAG; encoded by the coding sequence ATGGATTTTTTCTATAGCCTCTACGAAATGAGCGCCCTGGGCGAGATCATTGCTCAGCCAGGAATTTTGCTGATGCTCGCATTGGCATTGTTGCTGCTCTATTTAGGGATTTACAAAGGATACGAGCCCTTGCTGTTGATTCCCATTGGCTTCGGTGTTTTGTTGGCGAATATCCCGGGAGGGAAGATGGCAGTGATGACCATTGCCGAAGATCCCGAGATCGCCAAATTGAGTTTGCTCAAGCTGACGGAAAAGTATGGTATTATGAACCTGCTGTACTACACCCTCATCAAAAGTGGCTTGTTGCCGCCGCTCATCTTTTTAGGAGTGGGGGCCATGACCGACTTTGGACCCATGCTGCGCAACCTGAAACTGGCTTTTTTTGGTGCGGCCGCCCAATTGGGCATATTTACAGTCTTGATTGGAGCCATCCTTTTAGGATTTACACCGCAGGAAGCGGGTGCCCTGGGCATCATCGGAGGAGCGGATGGGCCGACAGCCATTTACACCAGCATCGTTTTGGCGCCTCAATTGTTGGGACCCATCGCCATTGCGGCCTATAGTTACATGGCCTTGGTGCCCGTAATCATACCCCTTGTCGTTCGATTTACGGTCAGTGATAGCGAGTTGAAGATCAACATGAAGGAACAAGACCGTTTGTACCCCAATCGCTATGAAATCAAAAACATGCGACGGGTAAAAATCCTTTTTCCCATTATTTTAACCATCCTGGTGGCCATCATTGTGCCGGCGGCAGCACCCTTGCTGGGCCTGTTGCTCTTTGGCAACCTGATCAAGGAAGTAGGCTCCAGCACCAATCGGCTTTTCGTAGCGGCCTCGGAGACCATCATGAATGCGGCCACCATCTTCCTGGGTCTCTCCATCGGTGCCACCATGACCGCCACCACCTTCCTCGACGGCCAAACCCTTTTGATTATCGCCGGCGGATTCCTGGCTTTTGCCATTTCTATCTTCGGAGGGATCGCTGCCGTCAAGATTCACAACTTGTTCGTTACCAAAAAGATCAACCCACTTATTGGAGCTACTGGTTTAAGTGCGGTACCAATGGCCTCCCGCGTCGCCAATGAAATCGCTCTCAAGCACGATCCTCGCAACCACATCCTCCAATACGCCATGGCTAGTAATATTGCTGGTGTCATCGGCTCGGCCGTAGCTGCCGGGGTTTTGATTGCTAAATTGGCGGGGTGA
- a CDS encoding DNA alkylation repair protein produces MHINAFVNIIMERLQIAADPERAQQMAAYMRDQFTFLGVKAPIRKEIVKGVLKEFGRPPIADWDKLAKLCFAKNTPRELQYVLGDILVPLKKKLPESMLPTIETLILTTSWWDTVDWLAPHLAAAIMLDKEDLTREVTERWINSENIWLQRSAIIFQLHYKHKTNETRLFDYILSRSDSKEFFVQKGAGWALRQYSKIAPRQVATFIEQHVLPPLTVREGLKILAKEW; encoded by the coding sequence ATGCATATCAATGCCTTTGTGAACATTATTATGGAACGCCTGCAAATTGCCGCTGATCCGGAGCGTGCACAGCAAATGGCGGCGTACATGCGTGATCAGTTTACGTTCTTAGGGGTAAAAGCCCCGATTAGGAAAGAGATCGTCAAGGGTGTTTTGAAAGAATTCGGAAGGCCTCCAATAGCGGATTGGGATAAGTTGGCTAAGTTGTGTTTCGCGAAAAATACACCGCGTGAGCTTCAATATGTTTTGGGCGATATACTTGTACCGTTAAAAAAGAAGCTGCCCGAATCTATGTTGCCTACAATAGAGACCTTGATACTCACCACTTCCTGGTGGGATACGGTCGACTGGTTGGCTCCACATCTGGCCGCAGCCATTATGCTTGATAAGGAGGACCTAACGCGCGAGGTCACCGAGCGCTGGATCAATTCCGAGAACATCTGGTTGCAACGCTCCGCCATTATTTTCCAACTCCATTACAAGCATAAAACCAACGAAACACGCTTGTTTGATTACATCCTCAGTCGCTCCGATAGCAAGGAGTTTTTTGTGCAAAAAGGTGCTGGCTGGGCTTTGCGACAGTATTCAAAAATAGCCCCCCGGCAGGTCGCCACCTTTATAGAACAGCACGTTTTGCCCCCATTGACGGTAAGGGAAGGGCTGAAGATTTTAGCTAAGGAGTGGTAG
- a CDS encoding replication-associated recombination protein A, which yields MKPLAERMRPRQLEDYVGQDHLVAPGAVLERAIRSGRLPSFILWGPPGVGKTTLAKIIANELDIPFFTLSAINAGVKDIRETIEKARRTQFFDQPNPVLFIDEIHRFSKSQQDSLLGAVEQGIVTLVGATTENPSFEVNAALLSRAQVYILKELGAEDLKTMVDKALKEDEYLSKQAIEVKEYEAMLHLCGGDGRRLYNILELVCSEVQPGEKLVIDNELVRKRVQENMTRFDKGGEQHYDIASALIKSIRGSDPNAAVYWLARLIEGGEDVKFIARRLIISASEDIGLANPNALLMATTAFQAAQAVGFPESRIILSQAAVYLATSPKSNASYLAINQAQQTVKETGTLGVPLHLRNAPTRLMKDLDYGVGYKYAHDYPGNFIEQEFLPEEIKGKAFYKPQNNPAEKKIWQQLAAWWKGKYGYK from the coding sequence ATGAAACCACTCGCCGAGCGCATGCGTCCGCGTCAATTGGAGGATTACGTAGGGCAAGATCACCTGGTAGCTCCCGGAGCCGTTTTAGAGCGTGCCATTCGTTCGGGGCGCTTGCCTTCTTTTATTTTGTGGGGTCCTCCTGGCGTAGGAAAAACCACCTTGGCCAAGATCATCGCCAACGAATTGGATATTCCTTTTTTTACCCTCAGTGCCATCAACGCTGGCGTAAAAGATATTCGGGAAACCATTGAAAAGGCTCGCCGTACCCAGTTTTTCGACCAGCCGAATCCGGTGTTGTTTATAGATGAGATTCACCGTTTTAGCAAGTCTCAGCAAGACAGTCTGCTGGGGGCCGTTGAACAAGGCATTGTCACCCTGGTAGGTGCCACTACAGAAAACCCCAGCTTCGAAGTCAATGCAGCTTTGCTTTCGCGTGCTCAGGTTTATATCCTCAAGGAGCTTGGCGCGGAGGATCTGAAGACCATGGTAGACAAAGCACTCAAAGAAGACGAGTACCTGAGTAAACAAGCCATTGAAGTGAAGGAGTACGAGGCCATGCTCCACCTCTGCGGTGGCGACGGAAGGAGGCTTTACAACATCCTTGAACTGGTTTGCAGCGAGGTTCAGCCCGGCGAAAAACTTGTTATTGACAACGAGCTTGTTCGTAAACGCGTACAGGAAAACATGACCCGCTTTGACAAGGGCGGCGAACAACACTACGACATTGCCAGTGCCCTGATCAAAAGCATCCGCGGTAGTGACCCCAATGCCGCTGTTTACTGGCTTGCGCGCTTGATTGAAGGGGGCGAAGATGTGAAATTCATTGCGCGTCGGTTGATTATTTCGGCTTCTGAAGACATTGGCTTGGCCAACCCTAATGCTTTGTTGATGGCGACAACAGCCTTCCAGGCTGCCCAGGCCGTAGGCTTTCCCGAATCTCGTATCATCCTCTCTCAGGCGGCAGTTTACCTGGCAACCTCCCCAAAGAGCAACGCCAGTTACCTGGCTATCAATCAAGCACAGCAGACGGTAAAAGAAACGGGTACCCTTGGTGTCCCACTCCACTTGCGCAATGCTCCCACCCGACTGATGAAAGATCTGGATTACGGTGTGGGCTACAAATACGCCCACGATTATCCCGGTAATTTTATTGAACAGGAATTCCTGCCGGAAGAAATCAAGGGGAAAGCATTTTATAAGCCTCAGAACAACCCTGCTGAAAAGAAAATATGGCAGCAGCTGGCTGCTTGGTGGAAGGGGAAGTATGGGTATAAGTAA
- a CDS encoding electron transfer flavoprotein subunit alpha/FixB family protein — translation MVLVFAESVNGTFKKAAFEAVTYGYRTAEVLGVTCEAIVLGKADGAGVLGKYGAAKVHHVAADSLNQLDGQVYAAVIAAAVEKLGAKVVIMSHTSTGKSILGRLAARLNAGSVPAANAIPTNEGGVFAVRKPVYSGKAFANIAITSDVKLVSVTGNSIPPVVVAEEVGVSALDVAVPASRITVKDVSRMEGVTPLPEAELVVSAGRGMKGPENWGIIEELAEVLGATTACSRPVSDVGWRPHHEHVGQTGIAIRPNLYIAAGISGAIQHLAGVNSSKTIVVINKDPEAPFFKAADYGVVGDLFDVVPRLTEAIRKHKQG, via the coding sequence ATGGTTCTAGTATTTGCCGAAAGTGTAAACGGAACATTCAAAAAAGCAGCTTTCGAAGCAGTAACTTATGGTTACCGAACTGCTGAAGTGCTGGGTGTTACCTGTGAAGCCATCGTGCTGGGTAAGGCCGATGGTGCTGGTGTTTTAGGAAAATATGGTGCTGCCAAGGTTCACCATGTAGCAGCTGATAGCCTTAACCAATTAGACGGCCAAGTATACGCAGCAGTGATTGCAGCGGCGGTTGAAAAGTTGGGTGCCAAGGTGGTGATCATGAGTCACACCTCTACCGGTAAGTCTATTTTAGGCCGTCTAGCAGCCAGACTCAATGCGGGTTCTGTACCAGCTGCCAATGCGATTCCTACCAACGAAGGCGGTGTATTTGCGGTACGTAAACCTGTATATTCAGGGAAAGCATTTGCCAATATTGCCATCACCTCTGATGTGAAATTGGTATCGGTTACCGGCAACTCTATTCCTCCGGTAGTTGTGGCGGAAGAAGTTGGTGTAAGCGCATTAGATGTTGCTGTACCTGCAAGTCGCATCACCGTGAAAGATGTATCACGCATGGAAGGCGTCACACCACTGCCTGAAGCTGAACTGGTAGTATCTGCTGGTCGTGGAATGAAAGGCCCGGAAAACTGGGGTATTATCGAAGAATTGGCCGAGGTTCTCGGTGCTACTACTGCCTGCTCTCGTCCGGTATCGGATGTGGGTTGGCGCCCTCACCACGAGCACGTTGGACAAACGGGTATCGCTATCCGCCCCAATCTGTACATTGCTGCCGGTATCTCCGGTGCTATCCAGCATTTGGCAGGGGTCAATAGTTCAAAAACCATCGTTGTGATCAACAAGGACCCGGAAGCTCCCTTTTTCAAGGCGGCTGACTACGGTGTCGTAGGCGATCTTTTTGATGTGGTACCACGCCTGACGGAAGCTATCCGTAAGCACAAGCAAGGGTAG
- a CDS encoding electron transfer flavoprotein beta subunit/FixA family protein, with protein sequence MKLLVCVSKTPETTTKITFNGDQTALDTSGVQYIMNPYDEWYALVRALELKEALGTGTVTIINVGPAANDAVIRKGLAIGADEAVRIDKEGESSLDVAQQIAAYAKENNFDIVFFGKETIDYNGSEVGAMTAELLDMPFISFATKLEMAGNTATITRDIEGGEETLEVATPFALSAAKGLAEQRIPNMKGIMMAKRKPLNVVAPAATTNHTKVLKYDLPAEKSAVKLVDPENMDELVRLLSEEAKVI encoded by the coding sequence ATGAAATTACTGGTTTGCGTCAGTAAAACGCCAGAGACCACCACAAAGATTACTTTTAATGGTGATCAGACCGCTCTCGACACGAGCGGTGTACAATATATTATGAACCCCTACGACGAATGGTACGCCCTGGTTCGTGCCCTGGAGCTCAAAGAAGCTTTGGGAACCGGCACGGTAACCATCATCAATGTTGGTCCTGCTGCCAATGATGCCGTTATCCGCAAAGGACTAGCCATTGGTGCCGACGAGGCTGTACGTATCGATAAAGAAGGGGAGAGTAGCCTGGATGTCGCGCAGCAAATCGCGGCCTACGCGAAAGAAAATAACTTCGATATCGTATTCTTCGGTAAAGAAACCATTGATTACAACGGTTCTGAAGTTGGTGCAATGACCGCAGAGTTGTTGGATATGCCTTTTATTTCTTTTGCTACCAAGCTAGAAATGGCGGGCAATACCGCTACCATTACCCGCGATATTGAGGGAGGAGAAGAAACGCTCGAAGTAGCTACGCCATTTGCACTCAGCGCAGCCAAAGGTCTTGCCGAACAACGGATTCCAAACATGAAAGGAATCATGATGGCTAAGCGTAAGCCATTGAATGTGGTAGCACCCGCCGCCACAACCAATCACACCAAAGTCCTGAAATACGACCTCCCAGCGGAGAAGTCAGCCGTAAAACTGGTTGATCCAGAAAACATGGACGAATTGGTGCGCTTGCTGAGCGAAGAAGCCAAGGTGATCTAA
- a CDS encoding tetratricopeptide repeat protein yields the protein MSSARLSQLLSFYQDAPNDPFILFALAKEYEGLGQLDTALQHYLELKEKQADYVGLYYHLGKLYEVLLQQKTAWDTYTEGMKVARSIGDQHALSELAGARLNLGDEEDFEA from the coding sequence ATGAGTTCAGCTCGATTATCACAATTACTTTCTTTTTACCAAGATGCTCCCAATGACCCGTTCATTCTCTTTGCTTTAGCCAAGGAATACGAAGGGCTTGGACAGTTGGATACAGCACTTCAGCATTATTTAGAACTCAAAGAAAAGCAAGCTGATTACGTAGGGCTTTACTACCATCTGGGTAAACTCTATGAAGTTTTGCTGCAGCAAAAAACAGCATGGGACACTTATACGGAGGGCATGAAAGTAGCACGCAGCATCGGTGACCAACATGCACTCAGCGAACTTGCTGGTGCTCGCCTAAATCTTGGTGATGAAGAAGATTTTGAAGCATAA
- a CDS encoding gliding motility-associated C-terminal domain-containing protein has translation MKPFFTVLFLTLYSICWSQNCNITIDLNPEVNLCAPGSSVLIPVISGSYESFTWSPTTGLSDPDQLITTANVTDSTVYTLSVVSLSNDNLITNGDFSAGDSGFTSDYIYGTGGGVGLLSNEGQYAIATNAGTTHNQFANCNDHTGGGNMMVVNASGDASNIWCQNITVAPNTDYFFSAWVTSVTSQNPAQLQFSVNGTQLGSPFNASAATCNWQQFSAQWSSGATTSVEICVVNTNFTPAGNDFALDDISFQAYCTTTASVAINVTELVSEVVVPNQICGAASTIDPDSYLSPTANTGGVWTLDGNTINTFNPATLANGIHTLAYTVATNSCSSSSNGQFTIATPPNAGSSGVFTTCIAPGSIATVGLSTLLTNEDPGGQWSYFSGPNTGTLNTNGGLTQFMTNQAGNYTYIYVANGGAACPNDTTFQSFTINLNPVADLPATATLDCIVRDFTLTGANTSTGNNIVYEWYRNGLSLVSQFGIGLEVDQPGTYRLVVRDENTNCTAEATTLVEDLSGDFNFSLVAIPAPCLDPDNGQLLIENVQGGTPPFLASIDGENFVQVDQFSALSPGNYTVQLQDAGGCESSEDAILPAPTNPMLELQSNQEEIITLGQTVTISVISNPPVELLDTLIWFPPLPDSLQVSNKQWLLQPEQTTNYTLLIRDQNGCEAEASLLVTVRPEGAVYIPNAISPNEDGSNDRFIIYDKGSIANIATLRIFDRWGALVYEAKDLAPNSSDRAWNGRYNGELLPSGVYIYSAELIWINGTSSQIQGDISIVY, from the coding sequence ATGAAACCATTTTTTACTGTACTTTTCCTGACGCTCTACAGCATTTGCTGGAGCCAGAATTGCAATATCACAATTGATCTCAATCCCGAGGTCAACCTCTGTGCCCCCGGTTCAAGTGTTTTGATTCCTGTCATTTCTGGAAGCTATGAGTCTTTCACCTGGAGCCCAACAACAGGTCTTAGCGATCCTGATCAACTGATCACGACGGCCAATGTTACGGATTCTACGGTTTACACCTTAAGCGTTGTCAGCCTTTCGAATGACAACCTCATCACAAACGGTGACTTCAGCGCTGGCGACAGTGGTTTTACCAGTGATTATATTTACGGTACTGGTGGTGGCGTAGGCTTGCTGAGCAACGAGGGGCAATACGCCATTGCCACCAATGCAGGAACGACCCACAACCAGTTTGCCAATTGCAACGACCATACCGGTGGTGGTAACATGATGGTGGTAAACGCCAGTGGTGACGCCAGTAATATCTGGTGCCAAAACATTACCGTAGCTCCGAATACCGACTATTTCTTTAGTGCCTGGGTGACCTCGGTAACTTCGCAAAATCCGGCACAGTTGCAATTTTCGGTCAACGGCACCCAACTGGGTTCGCCCTTTAATGCGAGCGCTGCTACCTGCAACTGGCAGCAGTTCTCCGCACAATGGTCTTCTGGAGCTACCACTTCGGTGGAGATTTGTGTGGTAAACACCAATTTCACACCCGCTGGCAATGATTTTGCCCTGGATGACATTAGTTTCCAGGCATACTGTACCACTACCGCCAGCGTAGCGATCAATGTTACGGAACTGGTTTCCGAGGTGGTTGTCCCAAATCAAATTTGTGGAGCAGCATCTACCATTGATCCTGATAGCTACCTCTCTCCTACTGCCAACACCGGTGGCGTCTGGACTTTGGATGGAAATACGATTAACACCTTTAATCCTGCGACCTTGGCCAATGGAATTCATACGCTGGCGTACACCGTAGCTACCAATAGTTGTTCTTCCTCTTCCAATGGTCAGTTTACCATCGCCACGCCTCCAAATGCGGGTAGCTCTGGGGTTTTTACCACCTGCATTGCCCCTGGCAGCATTGCGACGGTAGGTTTGAGCACATTGCTCACCAACGAAGACCCCGGAGGGCAGTGGAGCTACTTCAGTGGTCCCAACACCGGAACACTCAACACCAATGGAGGACTTACCCAATTCATGACCAATCAGGCCGGCAACTACACCTATATATATGTAGCTAATGGCGGAGCGGCCTGTCCCAATGATACTACCTTCCAATCTTTCACGATCAACCTTAACCCAGTTGCTGATTTACCGGCAACGGCAACCCTTGATTGTATCGTCCGGGATTTCACCCTAACAGGGGCCAACACCAGCACAGGCAACAACATTGTTTACGAATGGTACCGGAATGGACTTTCATTGGTCAGTCAATTTGGCATTGGCCTTGAAGTAGATCAGCCAGGCACCTATCGCCTGGTCGTAAGAGATGAAAACACCAACTGTACCGCAGAAGCGACTACCCTGGTTGAAGATTTGAGTGGCGACTTCAATTTCTCTCTCGTGGCAATACCGGCCCCCTGTCTTGATCCAGACAACGGCCAGCTTTTGATCGAAAACGTTCAAGGCGGTACCCCTCCTTTTCTCGCCAGTATTGATGGGGAAAACTTTGTGCAAGTAGACCAATTTTCGGCATTAAGCCCCGGCAATTACACGGTACAGTTACAGGATGCCGGTGGTTGTGAAAGCAGCGAAGACGCCATCCTTCCTGCGCCGACCAACCCCATGCTCGAACTCCAATCTAACCAGGAGGAGATCATTACCCTGGGACAAACCGTAACCATTTCTGTCATCAGCAACCCTCCGGTAGAGCTTTTGGACACCCTTATTTGGTTTCCACCACTGCCAGATAGTTTGCAAGTAAGTAACAAGCAGTGGCTACTACAACCTGAACAAACGACCAACTACACCTTGCTCATTCGCGACCAAAACGGCTGCGAAGCCGAAGCCTCCCTCCTGGTCACGGTTCGCCCCGAAGGGGCCGTTTACATCCCCAATGCCATCTCTCCGAATGAAGATGGCAGCAACGATCGTTTTATCATCTACGATAAAGGATCAATTGCCAATATCGCTACCCTCCGTATTTTTGACCGATGGGGAGCATTGGTCTACGAAGCCAAGGACCTCGCGCCCAATAGTTCTGACCGAGCCTGGAATGGCCGCTACAATGGGGAATTACTCCCTTCTGGCGTTTACATCTATTCCGCAGAACTGATCTGGATCAACGGGACGAGTAGCCAGATTCAAGGGGATATTTCGATCGTTTATTAG